The following are encoded in a window of Algiphilus aromaticivorans DG1253 genomic DNA:
- a CDS encoding MBL fold metallo-hydrolase — protein MPGLRFALLGSGSRGNATLVECGSTRVLVDCGFSIRDTEARLGRLGVEARALDAILVTHEHGDHLRGVGPLARRHGIALWMTPGTRAAVPQRMAATMPEVSLFDPHTRFAIGNLEIQPVPVPHDAREPCQFVFSDGVHRLGVLSDAGHITPHMRACLDGVDALALECNHDEAMLAEGPYPPMLKARVGGNLGHLSNAQSAGLLAGMDCSRLQHLVLTHLSEHNNTPDHARAAVVEALRCPADWPGVAHQEHGHEWRGIQ, from the coding sequence GTGCCCGGCCTGCGCTTCGCGCTTCTGGGCAGCGGCAGTCGGGGCAACGCCACGCTCGTCGAGTGTGGCAGCACACGGGTTCTGGTCGATTGCGGTTTCAGCATCCGCGACACCGAAGCGCGCCTGGGGCGATTGGGCGTCGAGGCCAGGGCGCTGGATGCCATTCTCGTCACGCACGAGCACGGCGATCATCTGCGCGGGGTCGGACCGCTGGCGCGTCGCCACGGCATCGCGCTCTGGATGACGCCGGGCACGCGCGCCGCCGTGCCGCAGCGCATGGCCGCGACCATGCCGGAAGTCTCGCTCTTCGATCCGCACACGCGCTTCGCCATCGGCAACCTCGAAATCCAGCCGGTGCCGGTGCCGCACGACGCGCGCGAGCCCTGCCAGTTCGTCTTCAGCGATGGCGTACACCGCTTGGGCGTGCTCTCCGACGCCGGCCACATCACGCCGCACATGCGCGCCTGCCTCGACGGCGTCGACGCGCTGGCGCTGGAGTGCAATCACGACGAGGCCATGCTCGCCGAGGGGCCGTATCCGCCGATGCTCAAGGCGCGCGTCGGCGGCAATCTCGGTCATCTGTCGAATGCGCAGTCGGCCGGGCTGCTCGCCGGCATGGATTGCTCGCGCCTGCAGCATCTGGTGCTGACGCACCTCTCCGAGCACAACAACACCCCGGACCACGCCCGTGCGGCCGTGGTCGAGGCACTGCGCTGCCCGGCCGACTGGCCGGGCGTGGCGCATCAGGAGCACGGCCACGAATGGCGTGGCATTCAATGA
- a CDS encoding DUF1820 family protein encodes MPQKHLYRVSFVQQNKLYDIYAREVSHEAMMGFVEIGDLVFGERSQVLVDPAEEKLQAEFEGVERFFVPVHQVVRIDQVNRRGKARISDVQGESGGKVTPLPIYGPGNSGA; translated from the coding sequence ATGCCGCAGAAGCACCTCTACCGCGTCAGCTTCGTGCAGCAGAACAAGCTGTACGACATCTATGCCCGCGAGGTCTCTCACGAAGCGATGATGGGCTTCGTCGAGATCGGTGACCTGGTCTTCGGTGAGCGCTCACAGGTGCTCGTCGATCCGGCCGAAGAGAAGCTGCAGGCGGAGTTCGAGGGTGTCGAGCGCTTCTTCGTCCCTGTGCACCAGGTCGTGCGCATTGATCAGGTCAACCGGCGCGGCAAGGCGCGCATCTCGGACGTGCAGGGCGAGAGCGGCGGCAAGGTCACACCGCTGCCGATCTACGGCCCCGGCAACTCCGGCGCCTAG
- a CDS encoding DEAD/DEAH box helicase: MPFSSLGLGAAIARNCAEAGFTSPTPVQAQAIPEVLSGRDLIASAQTGTGKTAAFLLPLLHRLATEAPEKGPRTPRALILAPTRELAGQILAEARASGNGLNVRSLAVFGGVSARPQAQALSRGVDLLVATPGRLLDLQNQRSVDLSRVRHVVLDEADRMLDMGFIRDLKRILQLLPSPRQTLLFSATFPEAVRSLADSFLKEPARVSVAPEVSTAEGIDQHMIRLPRAHKRAMLAWLIGNHPEWNRVLVFARTKHGADRIARQLTTDGVPAAALHGGKTQGARTRLLQAFRDGGTRVLVATDVAGRGIDVPMLPCVINFDLPEVSEDYVHRIGRTARAGASGIAIALVANEEGGLLKGVERHIGRSLPAFDTTGFSAPSAAQSAAQRSDEAGDRTSRKPQGGKPAPRKAGGGQSAGGRGAGNEAGRKAAAKRRGRGGGKPAGAQAQRKQR; the protein is encoded by the coding sequence ATGCCCTTTTCTTCCCTCGGTCTCGGCGCCGCGATTGCCCGCAATTGCGCCGAAGCCGGCTTTACCTCGCCCACGCCTGTCCAGGCTCAGGCGATTCCCGAAGTCCTTTCCGGTCGCGACCTCATCGCCAGTGCCCAGACCGGCACCGGCAAGACGGCCGCCTTCCTGTTGCCGCTGCTGCACCGACTGGCCACCGAGGCGCCCGAAAAGGGGCCGCGTACGCCGCGGGCGCTGATCCTGGCGCCGACGCGCGAGCTGGCCGGCCAGATCCTGGCCGAGGCACGGGCTTCGGGCAATGGATTGAATGTGCGCAGCCTTGCGGTCTTCGGCGGCGTCAGCGCCCGCCCGCAGGCGCAGGCGCTGTCGCGCGGCGTCGATCTGCTGGTGGCCACACCCGGCCGCCTGCTCGACCTGCAGAACCAGCGGTCGGTGGATCTGTCGCGTGTGCGACACGTCGTGCTCGACGAAGCCGACCGCATGCTCGACATGGGCTTCATCCGCGATCTGAAGCGCATCCTGCAGCTGTTGCCGAGCCCCCGCCAGACGCTACTCTTCTCGGCCACCTTCCCGGAGGCCGTGCGTTCGCTGGCGGACAGCTTCCTGAAGGAGCCGGCGCGCGTGTCGGTAGCGCCCGAGGTGTCGACGGCCGAGGGCATCGATCAGCACATGATCCGGCTGCCGCGCGCCCACAAGCGCGCCATGCTGGCCTGGCTGATCGGCAACCATCCCGAGTGGAACCGCGTGCTGGTCTTCGCGCGCACCAAGCACGGCGCTGACCGCATCGCCCGCCAGCTGACCACGGACGGCGTGCCCGCTGCGGCGCTGCACGGCGGCAAGACACAGGGCGCGCGCACGCGTCTGCTGCAGGCTTTTCGCGACGGCGGCACCCGCGTGCTGGTGGCCACTGACGTCGCCGGCCGTGGCATCGATGTGCCGATGCTGCCCTGCGTCATCAATTTCGATCTGCCCGAGGTGTCGGAGGACTATGTCCACCGCATCGGGCGTACCGCGCGCGCCGGCGCCTCGGGCATCGCCATCGCCCTGGTCGCGAATGAGGAGGGTGGTTTGCTCAAGGGTGTGGAACGGCACATCGGGCGCAGCCTGCCGGCCTTCGATACCACCGGCTTCTCCGCGCCCAGCGCCGCACAGAGCGCGGCCCAGCGCAGCGACGAGGCGGGCGACCGCACCAGCCGCAAGCCGCAGGGCGGCAAGCCCGCGCCGCGCAAGGCCGGTGGCGGCCAGTCGGCTGGCGGTCGCGGTGCCGGCAACGAGGCCGGCCGCAAGGCCGCGGCCAAGCGCCGTGGCCGCGGCGGCGGCAAGCCGGCCGGCGCGCAGGCCCAGCGCAAGCAGCGCTGA
- a CDS encoding BCCT family transporter, giving the protein MSDETAEKVPDNPDFDYEIGQDNIQIFGLDIHNPVFIVSGGLIVAFVIYALGFSAHAEATLGELRPWITSTFDWVLMGAANIFVLFCLFLLVSPWGKIRLGGPEATPDYGYAGWFAMLFAAGMGIGLMFFGVLEPMYHFENPPLGVGKENAAAAAAAGMAATIFHWGLHPWAIYAVVALSLAFFTFNRGMPLTIRSGFHPILGDRVWGWPGHLIDILAVFATMFGLATSLGFGAQQAGAGLHYLFNTPEGIPTQVGLVIGITSVALISVLRGLDGGVKRLSELNMMLALLLLLFVIAVGGVVDIITGFFGAAYYYARDVLPLSNPVGREDLDFMHGWTTFYWAWWISWSPFVGMFIARVSRGRTVREFITCVLVIPTTVSVLWMTAFGGTAVRQYLNTGYDGVMKTVTDYTPELSLFAMLEALPFTAVTSFIGIVLVIVFFVTSSDSGSLVIDTITAGGKLDAPVAQRVFWCLFEGLVAIALLVGGGLASLQAAAITTGLPFAVVLVILTFCVALGLRKELSDQKAGIAPTQKDPQGA; this is encoded by the coding sequence ATGAGTGACGAGACTGCCGAAAAGGTTCCCGACAATCCGGATTTCGACTACGAGATTGGTCAGGACAACATTCAGATATTCGGGCTGGACATCCACAACCCGGTATTCATCGTTTCCGGCGGCCTGATCGTCGCCTTCGTGATCTACGCGCTGGGCTTCAGCGCTCACGCCGAGGCCACCCTCGGCGAGCTACGCCCCTGGATCACCTCGACCTTCGATTGGGTCCTGATGGGCGCGGCCAACATCTTCGTGCTCTTCTGCCTTTTTCTCCTGGTCTCGCCCTGGGGCAAGATCCGGCTGGGCGGTCCCGAAGCCACCCCCGACTACGGGTACGCGGGCTGGTTCGCGATGCTCTTCGCCGCCGGCATGGGCATCGGCCTGATGTTCTTCGGCGTGCTCGAGCCGATGTATCACTTCGAGAATCCGCCGCTGGGCGTCGGCAAGGAGAACGCCGCCGCCGCGGCAGCCGCCGGCATGGCGGCCACGATCTTTCACTGGGGCCTCCACCCCTGGGCGATCTACGCGGTCGTGGCGCTGTCGCTGGCCTTCTTCACCTTCAACCGCGGTATGCCGCTGACCATCCGCTCGGGCTTCCATCCGATCCTCGGAGACCGTGTCTGGGGCTGGCCCGGACACCTCATCGACATTCTCGCTGTCTTCGCCACCATGTTCGGCTTGGCGACCTCGCTGGGCTTCGGCGCCCAGCAGGCAGGCGCGGGTCTGCATTACCTCTTCAACACGCCCGAAGGAATCCCGACGCAGGTGGGACTGGTCATCGGCATTACCTCGGTGGCGTTGATTTCGGTGCTGCGTGGCCTGGACGGCGGCGTCAAGCGTCTGTCCGAGCTCAACATGATGCTGGCGCTGCTGCTGCTGCTCTTCGTCATCGCGGTGGGCGGCGTGGTCGATATCATCACCGGTTTCTTCGGCGCCGCTTATTACTACGCTCGCGACGTCCTCCCGCTGAGCAACCCGGTCGGCCGCGAGGACCTCGACTTCATGCACGGCTGGACGACCTTCTACTGGGCCTGGTGGATTTCCTGGTCACCCTTCGTCGGCATGTTCATCGCCCGCGTCTCGCGCGGCCGCACGGTGCGCGAATTCATCACCTGCGTGCTGGTGATCCCGACCACGGTTTCGGTGCTCTGGATGACGGCCTTCGGCGGCACCGCCGTACGCCAGTATCTGAACACCGGCTACGACGGTGTCATGAAGACGGTCACCGACTACACCCCCGAGCTGTCGCTGTTCGCGATGCTGGAGGCACTGCCCTTCACGGCCGTCACCAGCTTCATCGGTATCGTGCTGGTCATCGTCTTCTTCGTGACCTCTTCGGACTCCGGCTCGCTGGTCATCGACACCATCACCGCCGGTGGCAAGCTCGACGCCCCGGTGGCACAGCGCGTGTTCTGGTGCCTCTTCGAGGGCCTGGTCGCCATCGCGCTGCTGGTCGGCGGCGGTCTCGCCTCGCTGCAGGCCGCAGCGATTACCACGGGTCTGCCCTTCGCAGTCGTTCTGGTGATTCTGACCTTCTGCGTCGCGCTCGGGCTGCGCAAGGAGCTGAGCGATCAGAAGGCCGGCATCGCGCCGACCCAGAAGGATCCGCAGGGCGCCTGA
- a CDS encoding ATP-binding cassette domain-containing protein produces the protein MLQAQQLELFFGTTAILDGVDLAIERGERVCLVGRNGTGKSTLLKVLAGEVAVDSGEIRHQGSLRVARLEQSLPAREPKPVYTVVAEGLGAAGRAVAEYHRLIHEAPDDLDALARAQAALEAADGWTLDTRVATVLSRMQLDGDARCDQLSGGQRRRVALAQALVTEPDLLLLDEPTNHLDIDAIRWMEDFLIEWPGTLVFITHDRAFLRRLATRIVELDRGHLTSWPGDYDTYLARKAEALAAEETERARFDKKLAEEEVWIRKGIQARRTRNEGRVRALQAMRAEAAQRRERQGSAKISVSEAERSGKLVVEAEDVAFAWEDQPVVRDFTATILRGEKIGLIGPNGVGKTTLLKLLLGQLEPQSGRIRLGTKLETAYFDQLRASLDPQRSVVDNIGEGRDFVELPSGRKHVIGYLQDFLFTPDRARSPVKSLSGGETSRVLLAQLFAKASNMLVLDEPTNDLDVETLDLLEERLIEYQGTVLLVSHDRAFLDNVATRSFVFTGDGRVEDVVGGYSDWERQRARQAPDDADSRVQKRGPARQPSKDNSREIRRLTRQIETLEAEQAELGEQLADGNLFRDSPERAGELQKRLAAIAAELETAYARWEALDQ, from the coding sequence ATGCTTCAAGCCCAACAACTCGAGTTGTTCTTCGGTACCACGGCGATTCTCGACGGCGTCGATCTCGCCATCGAGCGCGGCGAGCGCGTCTGTCTGGTCGGCCGCAACGGCACCGGCAAGTCGACGCTGCTCAAGGTGCTGGCGGGCGAAGTGGCCGTGGACAGCGGCGAGATCCGGCATCAGGGCAGCCTGCGCGTGGCGCGGCTGGAGCAGAGCCTGCCGGCGCGCGAGCCCAAGCCGGTCTACACGGTGGTGGCCGAGGGATTGGGCGCCGCCGGCCGTGCCGTCGCCGAATACCACCGCCTGATTCACGAGGCACCGGACGATCTGGATGCGCTGGCGCGCGCCCAGGCGGCGCTGGAAGCCGCCGACGGTTGGACACTGGACACGCGCGTGGCGACGGTGCTGTCGCGCATGCAGCTCGACGGCGACGCGCGCTGCGACCAGCTTTCGGGCGGGCAGCGCCGACGCGTGGCGCTGGCGCAGGCGCTGGTCACCGAGCCTGATCTGCTGCTGCTCGACGAGCCCACCAACCATCTGGATATCGACGCCATCCGCTGGATGGAGGATTTCCTCATCGAGTGGCCCGGCACGCTGGTCTTCATCACCCACGATCGCGCCTTCCTGCGCCGCCTGGCGACGCGCATCGTCGAGCTGGATCGCGGCCATCTGACGAGCTGGCCCGGCGACTACGACACCTATCTCGCGCGCAAGGCCGAGGCGCTGGCCGCCGAGGAAACCGAGCGGGCGCGCTTCGACAAGAAGCTCGCCGAGGAAGAGGTCTGGATCCGCAAGGGTATCCAGGCCCGGCGCACGCGCAACGAAGGCCGCGTGCGCGCGCTGCAGGCCATGCGTGCCGAGGCCGCGCAGCGGCGCGAGCGCCAGGGTAGCGCCAAAATCAGCGTCTCCGAGGCCGAGCGCTCTGGCAAGCTGGTGGTCGAGGCAGAGGATGTCGCCTTCGCCTGGGAGGATCAGCCGGTGGTGCGCGACTTCACGGCCACGATTCTGCGCGGCGAGAAGATTGGCCTGATCGGCCCCAACGGCGTCGGCAAGACGACGCTGCTCAAGCTGCTGCTCGGTCAGCTGGAGCCGCAGTCCGGCCGCATCCGGCTGGGCACCAAGCTGGAGACGGCCTATTTCGATCAGCTGCGCGCCAGCCTCGACCCGCAGCGATCGGTCGTCGACAACATCGGCGAGGGGCGCGATTTCGTCGAGTTGCCGAGCGGCCGCAAGCACGTCATCGGCTATCTGCAGGACTTTCTCTTCACGCCGGATCGGGCGCGCAGCCCGGTGAAGTCCTTGTCCGGCGGCGAGACCAGCCGCGTGCTGCTCGCCCAGCTCTTCGCCAAGGCCTCCAACATGCTGGTGCTCGACGAGCCCACCAACGACCTCGACGTCGAGACGCTGGACCTGCTCGAGGAGCGGCTGATCGAGTACCAGGGCACGGTGTTGCTGGTCAGCCACGACCGCGCCTTTCTCGACAATGTCGCTACGCGCAGCTTCGTCTTCACCGGCGACGGTCGCGTCGAGGATGTCGTCGGCGGCTACAGCGACTGGGAACGCCAGCGCGCGCGGCAGGCCCCTGACGATGCGGATAGCCGGGTGCAGAAGCGCGGCCCCGCGCGCCAGCCGAGCAAAGACAACAGCCGCGAGATCCGGCGCCTGACGCGGCAGATCGAGACGCTGGAAGCCGAACAGGCCGAGCTCGGCGAGCAGCTCGCCGACGGCAACCTCTTCCGTGATAGCCCGGAGCGCGCGGGTGAGCTCCAGAAACGGCTCGCCGCCATCGCCGCGGAGCTGGAGACGGCCTACGCCCGGTGGGAAGCGCTGGATCAGTGA
- a CDS encoding ATP-binding cassette domain-containing protein, whose product MITASQLSLRRGSHLLFAEAGFTLHPGWRVGLVGRNGCGKSSLFEMMLGRISPDQGELSLQRGIDIATVAQETPALSQSALDYALDGDVELRKLEAELESANESGDGEAIGRIHERLHAIGGYAARARAARLLDGLGFDTTVQSEPVSAFSGGWRMRLNLAQALMRRADLMLLDEPTNHLDLDAVLWVQDWLRHFQGTLVVVSHDRDFLDAVTDHTLHIGNGVVSLYDGNFSSFERQRAEHLSQQAAQHAKQQAQLAHMQAFVDRFRAQATKARQAQSRIKAIERMQQVAPVRAESEFRFTFPKADSVPSPLLRMDGVRAAYGDTTVLRELKLGLEPGDRIGLLGRNGAGKSTLVKLMGGRLKAAAGQLMHAPGLRVGYFDQHQVDTLDPEASPMLLMQRLDPAARDQQLRGWLGRFHFQGERVFQPIAPLSGGEKARLGLAMLVYQQPNLLLLDEPTNHLDMDMRAALEEALLSFEGAMVLVTHDRHLVATTCDRLWLVAGGTCRPFDGDLDDYARWLLSTESRDVDGSGKPARSAQDARALRASIKRAERDMQRESEKLEKVETQLADPALYDGSQKQKIARLERERSELRASLAEAEAVWLEAAEALESG is encoded by the coding sequence ATGATCACCGCCTCCCAACTCAGTCTCCGCCGCGGGAGCCATCTTCTCTTCGCCGAGGCCGGCTTCACGCTGCACCCGGGCTGGCGCGTCGGGCTGGTCGGGCGCAACGGCTGCGGCAAGTCCAGCCTCTTCGAGATGATGCTGGGCCGCATCAGCCCGGACCAGGGCGAGCTCAGCCTGCAGCGCGGCATCGACATCGCCACGGTGGCGCAGGAGACCCCGGCGCTTTCGCAGTCGGCGCTGGATTATGCGCTGGACGGCGACGTCGAGCTGCGCAAGCTGGAAGCCGAACTGGAGTCGGCCAACGAGTCCGGCGACGGCGAGGCCATCGGCCGCATTCACGAGCGGCTGCACGCCATCGGCGGCTACGCGGCGCGCGCTCGGGCGGCACGTCTGCTCGACGGGCTGGGCTTCGACACGACCGTGCAGTCCGAGCCGGTATCCGCTTTCTCGGGCGGCTGGCGCATGCGCCTGAACCTGGCGCAGGCGTTGATGCGCCGCGCCGACCTGATGCTGCTCGACGAGCCGACCAACCATCTCGACCTGGACGCCGTGCTCTGGGTGCAGGACTGGCTGCGCCATTTCCAGGGCACGCTGGTGGTGGTATCGCATGACCGCGATTTCCTGGACGCCGTCACCGATCACACCCTGCACATCGGCAACGGCGTGGTCAGCCTCTACGACGGCAATTTCTCCAGCTTCGAGCGCCAGCGCGCCGAGCATCTGTCCCAGCAGGCGGCCCAGCACGCCAAGCAGCAGGCACAGCTGGCGCACATGCAGGCCTTCGTCGACCGCTTCCGCGCCCAGGCCACCAAGGCGCGCCAGGCGCAGTCGCGCATCAAGGCCATCGAGCGCATGCAGCAGGTGGCGCCGGTGCGCGCGGAGAGCGAGTTCCGCTTCACCTTCCCGAAGGCGGACAGCGTGCCGTCGCCGCTGCTGCGCATGGACGGCGTGCGCGCGGCCTACGGCGACACCACGGTGCTGCGCGAGCTCAAGCTCGGCCTGGAGCCGGGCGACCGCATCGGCCTGCTCGGCCGCAACGGTGCCGGCAAGTCGACGCTGGTCAAGCTCATGGGCGGCCGCCTGAAGGCAGCCGCCGGCCAGCTCATGCACGCGCCGGGCCTGCGCGTCGGCTATTTCGACCAGCACCAGGTCGATACGCTGGACCCCGAGGCCTCGCCGATGCTGCTCATGCAGCGGCTGGATCCGGCCGCGCGCGATCAGCAGCTGCGCGGCTGGCTGGGGCGCTTCCATTTCCAGGGCGAGCGCGTCTTCCAGCCCATCGCGCCGCTGTCCGGCGGCGAGAAGGCCCGCCTCGGCCTGGCCATGCTGGTCTACCAGCAGCCGAATCTGCTGCTGCTCGACGAGCCGACCAACCACCTCGACATGGATATGCGCGCCGCGCTGGAGGAAGCGCTGCTCAGCTTCGAGGGCGCGATGGTGCTGGTCACCCACGATCGGCATCTGGTGGCAACGACCTGCGACCGGCTGTGGCTGGTTGCGGGTGGTACTTGCCGCCCCTTCGACGGCGATCTCGACGATTACGCCCGTTGGCTGCTTTCCACCGAAAGCCGCGACGTCGACGGCAGCGGCAAGCCCGCGCGCAGCGCCCAGGACGCGCGCGCGCTGCGCGCCAGCATCAAGCGCGCCGAGCGCGACATGCAGCGCGAATCCGAAAAGCTGGAGAAGGTCGAGACCCAGCTCGCCGATCCGGCGCTCTACGACGGCAGCCAGAAGCAGAAGATCGCCCGCCTCGAACGCGAGCGCAGCGAGCTGCGCGCCAGCCTCGCCGAGGCCGAGGCCGTCTGGCTGGAAGCCGCCGAGGCACTCGAGAGCGGGTGA